One window of Thermococcus celericrescens genomic DNA carries:
- a CDS encoding VWA domain-containing protein yields the protein MESREKRLVFPFSAIVGQEKAKLALLCVAVNPLIGGVLLKGDKGTGKSTLVRALANVLPEIEVVADCPFNCNPRNPLEMCDSCYERYERGEELPVAKRKMRVVDLPLSVTIDRLVGTIDVERFLKEGKKALQPGILAEANRGVLYIDEVNLLDDYIADSLLDAAAMGWNTIEREGISFRHPARFILVGSMNPEEGELRPQILDRFGLCVEVSAPMNPEERIEIVKRVEEFHEDPISFYKKYESEEKKLTERIVKAREILPKVEISDDLLKLLAETVVDLGIKTNRAEIATIKTAKAIAALNGRRRVSLEDLEKAMELALPHRLRDRPFQKPPQMRPPKPKDDSKHNHDHKGDHKHEHKKEERSERRNQESRSRGTGNLEQNFRSSEAKIPRIESKNFDGGEFTGYRSSRDVSVTVINFPKGIPVSYLPPVNGRIKDVDFYNSLVWAVLNGKRPPIKLDLNDIRVRVRKAKAPTLWVLLLDSSGSMAVQKRISIAKGIAEKLVEKGYIKKSKMALIVAKGNRAEIFVPPTKNYWEVLEKIESVPTGGRTPLSSALYNLLLLANRERMKDRSVKVRAFLITDGKANVPLFGKRIKEEITELARALKKKEVELTVYDTRGRGISPGLSYVPILERVAGAKVHKV from the coding sequence ATGGAGTCTCGTGAAAAACGATTAGTCTTCCCGTTCTCTGCAATAGTCGGGCAGGAAAAGGCCAAGCTGGCACTACTCTGTGTAGCCGTTAATCCACTGATCGGGGGTGTCCTGCTTAAAGGAGACAAAGGAACGGGAAAATCTACCCTGGTCAGGGCTCTGGCCAACGTTTTGCCCGAGATTGAAGTTGTGGCAGATTGTCCCTTCAACTGCAACCCGAGGAACCCGCTGGAGATGTGCGACAGCTGCTACGAGCGATACGAGAGGGGAGAAGAACTGCCAGTGGCAAAGAGGAAGATGCGCGTTGTGGACCTGCCCTTAAGCGTTACGATAGACAGATTAGTTGGAACAATTGACGTTGAGCGCTTTTTAAAAGAGGGCAAAAAAGCTCTGCAGCCTGGAATACTCGCGGAAGCAAACAGAGGGGTTCTTTACATCGATGAGGTGAACCTCCTGGATGACTACATAGCCGATTCACTCTTAGATGCTGCGGCAATGGGATGGAACACGATAGAGAGGGAAGGGATTTCTTTCAGGCATCCGGCGAGGTTCATCCTGGTTGGAAGCATGAACCCCGAGGAAGGCGAGCTCAGACCGCAGATCCTCGACAGGTTCGGTTTATGCGTTGAAGTTTCAGCACCTATGAACCCGGAGGAGAGGATAGAGATAGTCAAGCGCGTTGAGGAGTTCCATGAAGACCCCATAAGCTTCTACAAAAAGTATGAGAGCGAAGAGAAGAAGCTTACGGAGAGGATTGTTAAGGCGAGGGAGATTCTGCCGAAGGTCGAGATAAGCGACGATTTGCTGAAGCTTTTGGCTGAAACGGTCGTTGACCTGGGAATCAAAACCAACAGAGCTGAGATAGCAACGATAAAGACGGCCAAGGCAATAGCTGCTTTAAACGGAAGGAGAAGGGTCTCACTGGAAGACTTAGAAAAAGCTATGGAATTGGCTCTACCGCACCGCCTGAGGGACAGGCCGTTCCAAAAGCCACCCCAGATGAGGCCCCCAAAGCCTAAGGACGACAGCAAGCACAATCACGACCACAAAGGCGACCATAAGCATGAGCACAAGAAGGAAGAAAGGAGTGAAAGGAGAAACCAGGAGTCTCGAAGTCGAGGGACTGGAAACTTAGAGCAAAATTTTCGCTCAAGCGAAGCTAAAATCCCAAGGATAGAGAGCAAAAACTTTGATGGAGGCGAATTCACAGGATACCGCTCCTCGAGGGACGTCAGCGTCACGGTGATAAACTTCCCCAAAGGCATTCCAGTTTCATACCTTCCACCTGTCAACGGCAGGATTAAGGACGTTGATTTCTACAACTCTTTGGTTTGGGCAGTCTTAAATGGCAAAAGGCCCCCAATAAAGCTCGATTTAAACGATATCCGCGTTAGGGTCAGGAAGGCAAAGGCACCAACGCTCTGGGTTCTGCTCCTGGATTCGAGCGGAAGCATGGCCGTGCAGAAGAGGATAAGCATCGCGAAGGGGATAGCGGAGAAGCTGGTTGAGAAAGGCTACATCAAAAAGTCAAAGATGGCCCTGATCGTTGCGAAAGGCAATCGGGCGGAGATATTCGTTCCACCCACCAAGAACTACTGGGAAGTGCTTGAGAAAATAGAGAGCGTTCCGACTGGAGGGAGGACACCTTTAAGCTCCGCCCTCTACAATCTTCTGCTTCTGGCGAACAGGGAGAGGATGAAGGACAGGTCGGTCAAGGTGAGGGCTTTTCTAATAACCGACGGAAAGGCGAACGTTCCGCTCTTTGGAAAGAGGATTAAGGAGGAAATAACGGAGCTGGCCAGGGCGCTGAAAAAGAAAGAGGTTGAGCTTACGGTTTATGACACGAGAGGAAGGGGGATAAGCCCGGGCCTGTCCTACGTCCCCATCCTGGAGCGGGTTGCTGGGGCGAAGGTGCACAAAGTTTAG